The proteins below are encoded in one region of Palleronia sp. LCG004:
- the cls gene encoding cardiolipin synthase: protein MATFLLILHLLIVIGFTLRVFLRDDYSPQARLAWFVVLAVLPYVGGIIYFLFGEVDLGNHANRRHQEIFDQIRARAPHLMGDPADTERLIDPLYRPAFRYAGSINGFHPVGENRAELMADAEETNARLIADIDAAQSHVHVLYYIWLDDRTGTDVAHALIRAAERGVTCRAMADGLGSRALIGSALWHRMRDAGVQVAVALPLDNVIRTVLFSRIDLRNHRKITVIDSKITYCGSRNSADPEFLIKAKYAPWVDIMLRFEGPIVAQNELLFLSDWMQATGDTLDGFSLTAHPVGGGFPAQVMGDGPTERRGATPQLFSALIGSARDVLTLSTPYFVPDATVLDALCSAAHRGVEVTLIFPKVNDSWIVAAASRSYYPKLLSAGCRIHEFKGGLLHAKTLTLDGKVTFVGSSNLDLRSFDLNYENNILLQDPDMTRAVRERQETYITRSDPVTLAAVSDWPRHRRIWNNAIATIGPVL from the coding sequence ATGGCGACCTTTCTGCTGATCCTTCATCTGCTGATCGTCATCGGCTTCACGCTGCGCGTCTTTCTGCGCGACGATTACTCGCCGCAGGCGCGACTGGCGTGGTTCGTCGTCCTCGCGGTGCTGCCCTATGTCGGGGGCATCATCTATTTCCTCTTCGGCGAAGTCGATCTGGGGAACCACGCGAACCGGCGGCATCAGGAAATCTTCGACCAGATCCGGGCGCGGGCACCGCATCTCATGGGGGATCCGGCCGATACCGAACGGCTGATCGATCCGCTCTACAGGCCGGCCTTCCGGTATGCGGGATCGATCAACGGTTTCCATCCGGTCGGGGAGAACCGTGCGGAGCTGATGGCCGATGCCGAGGAGACGAACGCGCGGCTGATCGCGGATATCGACGCCGCGCAAAGCCATGTCCACGTGCTCTATTACATCTGGCTGGACGACCGGACCGGAACCGACGTCGCGCATGCGCTGATCCGCGCCGCGGAGCGCGGCGTGACCTGCCGCGCGATGGCCGACGGGCTGGGATCGCGCGCGCTGATCGGCTCCGCCCTCTGGCACAGGATGAGGGATGCGGGCGTGCAGGTGGCCGTGGCCCTGCCGCTGGACAACGTGATCCGCACCGTCCTGTTCAGCCGGATCGATCTGCGAAACCACCGCAAGATCACGGTCATCGACAGCAAGATCACCTATTGCGGCAGCCGCAACTCGGCCGATCCGGAATTCCTGATCAAGGCGAAGTATGCCCCTTGGGTGGATATCATGCTGCGGTTCGAGGGCCCGATCGTCGCGCAGAACGAATTGCTGTTCCTCAGCGACTGGATGCAGGCGACGGGCGACACCCTCGACGGGTTCTCGCTGACGGCGCATCCCGTCGGGGGCGGGTTTCCCGCGCAGGTGATGGGGGACGGCCCGACCGAGCGGCGGGGGGCGACACCTCAGCTCTTCTCGGCGCTGATCGGCAGCGCGCGGGACGTGTTGACGCTTTCGACGCCGTATTTCGTGCCGGACGCGACCGTGCTCGATGCGCTTTGTTCGGCCGCGCATCGCGGGGTGGAGGTCACGCTGATCTTTCCCAAGGTGAACGACAGCTGGATCGTCGCGGCGGCGAGCAGGAGCTATTACCCCAAATTGCTGTCGGCCGGGTGCCGGATCCACGAGTTCAAGGGCGGTCTGCTGCATGCCAAGACGCTGACGCTCGACGGAAAGGTGACGTTCGTGGGCTCGTCGAACCTCGACCTGCGGAGCTTCGATCTGAACTACGAGAACAACATCCTGCTGCAGGACCCCGACATGACGCGGGCCGTGCGCGAGCGGCAGGAGACCTATATCACGCGATCCGATCCCGTGACGCTTGCCGCGGTCTCCGACTGGCCGCGCCACAGGCGCATCTGGAACAACGCGATCGCGACGATCGGGCCGGTCCTCTGA
- a CDS encoding alpha/beta fold hydrolase, with the protein MAALLAVLSVVMLERQRGGVTSERLVLASSPVTIWRPDDAGGGPLVVVAHGYAGSRRMMQPISIALARSGFTVAAFDFFGHGRNPIPMQGDPTSIDGTTAQLVDQTLAVARAAGDLPGVSDPVSLVGHSMATDIVIRAADRLDRTAAVVAISMYSDAVTPDAPERLLIVSGAHEGRLREVALDRLRQIDPDGAEGVTVTRGAVERRAVSAPRVGHVGVLYSPVTLREVRDWIGGARDGTPSAPLPRIGPWLLALLSSLVLLMWPVARMTGPVVPHPERLGRKAVAMLALPVAPALLATIAVPPAAGSFVAFAAFAAFFGIWGAVQLALLRRGGMRPGRLHPTAIAILLVWGLGIFALALDRYGAAFVPTGPRLGLMGLLMLGTIPFCVADAVVTARSGWVAAGLQRLLPLVTLLGAMLITPPLGIAFTVLPVMVLFWLVYGIAARWVRLRSDPWSAGLALGVILAWAIAASTPLLAS; encoded by the coding sequence GTGGCGGCTCTTCTCGCCGTGCTGTCCGTGGTCATGCTCGAACGGCAGCGCGGTGGCGTCACGTCCGAGCGGCTGGTCCTCGCATCCTCCCCCGTCACGATCTGGCGCCCCGACGATGCCGGGGGCGGCCCGCTCGTCGTCGTCGCACACGGCTATGCCGGATCGCGCCGGATGATGCAGCCGATCTCCATCGCTTTGGCGCGGTCGGGCTTCACCGTCGCGGCCTTCGACTTCTTCGGGCACGGCCGCAATCCGATCCCGATGCAGGGCGATCCGACATCGATCGACGGCACGACCGCGCAGCTGGTCGATCAGACCCTGGCCGTCGCGCGCGCGGCGGGCGACCTGCCGGGCGTCAGCGATCCGGTTTCCCTCGTCGGGCATTCGATGGCGACCGACATCGTGATCCGGGCGGCGGACCGGCTCGACCGGACGGCGGCGGTCGTGGCCATCTCGATGTATTCCGATGCCGTCACGCCGGACGCGCCGGAGCGCCTGCTGATCGTCTCCGGCGCGCATGAGGGACGCCTGCGCGAGGTCGCGCTGGACCGCCTGCGCCAGATCGACCCGGACGGGGCGGAAGGCGTGACCGTCACGCGCGGCGCTGTCGAACGGCGCGCGGTCTCGGCACCCCGGGTCGGTCACGTGGGCGTGCTCTACTCCCCCGTCACCCTGCGGGAGGTGCGCGACTGGATCGGCGGGGCGCGCGACGGAACGCCCTCAGCCCCCCTCCCGCGCATCGGGCCGTGGCTGCTGGCGCTGCTGTCCTCGCTCGTCCTGCTGATGTGGCCCGTCGCGCGCATGACCGGCCCCGTCGTGCCGCATCCTGAACGGCTGGGGCGCAAGGCGGTCGCGATGCTCGCTCTGCCCGTCGCACCGGCCCTTCTGGCGACGATCGCGGTCCCGCCCGCAGCGGGCTCCTTCGTCGCCTTTGCCGCCTTCGCGGCCTTCTTCGGTATCTGGGGGGCGGTCCAGCTTGCACTGCTCCGGCGCGGCGGGATGCGTCCGGGCCGCCTCCATCCCACCGCCATCGCGATCCTGCTCGTCTGGGGGCTCGGCATCTTCGCCCTGGCGCTCGACCGCTACGGCGCGGCCTTCGTGCCGACCGGTCCCCGACTGGGGCTGATGGGCCTGCTGATGCTCGGGACGATCCCTTTCTGCGTCGCGGATGCCGTGGTGACGGCGCGATCGGGTTGGGTGGCGGCGGGGCTGCAACGGCTTCTGCCCCTCGTCACGCTGCTCGGGGCGATGCTGATCACCCCGCCCCTCGGGATCGCCTTCACCGTGCTTCCGGTCATGGTCCTCTTCTGGCTCGTCTACGGGATCGCCGCGCGGTGGGTCCGGCTCCGCAGCGATCCGTGGTCCGCGGGCCTGGCGCTCGGCGTCATCCTGGCCTGGGCGATCGCCGCCAGTACGCCCCTTCTTGCATCCTGA
- a CDS encoding mechanosensitive ion channel family protein — translation MSWNIVEGWATHLHPDKWSGALIILALFVLAGLVLSHLLKHTIRLVVERDHDNRLDRMSISFLSKVASAFVWIMILMLYAHMIPALDKLATALLASVSVASVVFGLAAQSTLSNFVAGFSLIFYRPFRLGDKLQITAPTGVETGIVEDVSLGYTMLKTYDNRRVIISNSSISSTTMVNLSAKEQRTMAIIAISVGYDSDIDTARALILEIASGIPEIEEVVGCPVTNLGASSVDFSLRVWCADSGVAAGVTNTVLESVKKRFDAAGIEIPYAYQNLVIKEVPEALRREERAGAE, via the coding sequence ATGAGCTGGAACATCGTCGAGGGCTGGGCCACGCATCTTCATCCCGACAAGTGGTCGGGCGCGCTGATCATCCTCGCGCTCTTCGTGCTGGCGGGGCTGGTGCTGTCGCATCTGCTCAAGCACACGATCCGCCTGGTCGTCGAGCGCGACCACGACAATCGCCTCGACCGCATGTCGATCTCGTTCCTGTCGAAGGTGGCGAGCGCCTTCGTCTGGATCATGATCCTGATGCTCTATGCGCACATGATCCCGGCGCTCGACAAGCTTGCCACAGCGCTGCTGGCGAGCGTCTCGGTCGCGTCGGTGGTCTTCGGCCTCGCCGCGCAATCGACGCTGTCGAACTTCGTCGCGGGCTTCAGCCTGATCTTCTACCGGCCGTTCCGGCTGGGCGACAAGCTGCAGATCACCGCGCCGACCGGCGTCGAGACAGGAATCGTCGAGGACGTGTCGCTGGGCTACACGATGCTCAAGACCTACGACAATCGCCGGGTCATCATCTCGAACTCGTCGATCTCGAGCACGACGATGGTGAACCTGTCGGCCAAGGAACAGCGGACCATGGCGATCATCGCCATCTCGGTCGGCTACGATTCCGACATCGACACGGCCCGCGCGCTGATCCTCGAGATCGCGTCCGGCATTCCCGAGATCGAGGAGGTCGTGGGCTGCCCGGTCACCAATCTCGGGGCCTCGAGCGTCGATTTCAGCCTGCGCGTCTGGTGCGCGGATTCGGGTGTCGCGGCCGGGGTCACGAACACCGTGCTCGAATCGGTGAAGAAGCGGTTCGACGCGGCCGGGATCGAGATTCCCTATGCCTACCAGAACCTCGTGATCAAGGAGGTGCCCGAGGCGCTCCGCCGGGAGGAGCGTGCCGGGGCCGAATGA
- a CDS encoding ABC transporter substrate-binding protein: MVILAGGVSASFAEAASAQDLNLICSADQAVCERLVAEFEGSHDIDVNMVRLSSGEAYAKIRAEARNPQTDLWWGGTGDPHLQAAIDGLSEEYRSPMLEKLQDWAVEQAETSEYRTVGVYSGALGWGYNTDILAEKGIEPPQCWADLLDPALAGEVQMADPNSSGTAYTALATLVQLMGEDEAFDYLKKLDANVSQYTKSGSAPVKAAGRGESGLGIVFMHDAVAQAEEGFPIEVVAPCEGTGYEIGSMSLIAGAQNEDSAKTFYDWVLGADIQSMLPEAGSFQIPSNVDAKVSEAAPKLDDVKLIDYDFAQYGGSDRRAELLSRWSREIGGVGN; the protein is encoded by the coding sequence ATGGTGATTCTCGCCGGAGGGGTCTCGGCCTCCTTCGCGGAAGCCGCATCCGCGCAGGATCTCAATCTCATCTGTTCGGCCGATCAGGCGGTCTGCGAGCGGCTGGTCGCGGAATTCGAGGGCTCGCACGACATCGACGTCAACATGGTGCGCCTGTCCTCGGGGGAGGCCTATGCCAAGATCCGCGCCGAGGCGCGCAACCCGCAGACCGATCTCTGGTGGGGCGGGACGGGCGATCCGCATCTGCAGGCCGCGATCGACGGGCTGAGCGAGGAATACCGCTCGCCCATGCTGGAGAAGCTGCAGGACTGGGCCGTCGAGCAGGCGGAGACGTCCGAGTACCGCACCGTCGGCGTCTATTCGGGCGCACTGGGCTGGGGCTACAACACCGACATCCTGGCGGAGAAGGGGATCGAGCCGCCGCAATGCTGGGCGGATCTGCTCGACCCGGCCCTGGCCGGCGAAGTGCAGATGGCCGATCCGAATTCCTCCGGCACGGCCTACACGGCGCTCGCGACGCTCGTGCAGCTGATGGGCGAGGACGAGGCGTTCGACTATCTCAAGAAGCTCGATGCGAATGTGAGCCAGTACACGAAATCCGGCTCCGCTCCGGTCAAGGCGGCCGGACGTGGCGAGTCGGGGCTCGGCATCGTCTTCATGCACGATGCGGTCGCCCAGGCGGAGGAGGGCTTTCCGATCGAGGTCGTCGCACCCTGCGAGGGGACGGGCTACGAGATCGGCTCCATGTCGCTGATCGCCGGCGCGCAGAACGAGGACTCGGCCAAGACCTTCTACGATTGGGTCCTGGGGGCGGACATCCAGTCGATGCTGCCCGAGGCCGGATCTTTCCAGATCCCCTCCAACGTCGATGCGAAGGTGTCGGAGGCCGCTCCGAAGCTCGATGACGTGAAACTCATCGATTACGATTTCGCCCAGTACGGCGGATCGGATCGCCGCGCCGAGCTGCTGTCGCGGTGGAGCCGCGAGATCGGCGGCGTCGGCAACTGA
- a CDS encoding sensor histidine kinase, whose translation MYVFSLAGSDSGSARSGGPAINIALLRQIDPAEIVASLRESLLVLTEDLVVEYANDRFFRTFDVASDETVGYPLSTLGNGQWDIPALLGELGRIVSGGDEVVDFEVDHAFEQIGRRVMRLNARKTVRPGNGSRRILLAIEDVTAERDAATALERERLLSVGIVDTIREPLLVLDEQLSVVLASRSFYRTFNVEPDATIGRRLADLGNGQWAIPKLLDLLTDVVPRNTVVEDFEVSHDFPDLGERIILLNARKVFREDNHTHLLLLAMQDVTAQRRLEAERTDALDHADRLLEELNHRVMNSLTMIGSIIALEARNMSDEACRAAFSRMRARIDAIASLYRSLSQTRSVDTVTAQSYLTALVGNVVASSGQADAVSTEFDVADIRLSTRVAVPLGLIVNELVTNSLKYAYAGRPGGRLGVELSVDGNAMTLSVWDDGPGIDPDARVDSGLGQKLTEAFTTQLDGKMHLKSETTGTRHTLVIPR comes from the coding sequence GTGTATGTCTTCTCTCTTGCGGGCTCCGACAGCGGTTCTGCCCGTTCGGGAGGGCCCGCCATCAACATCGCATTGCTTCGCCAGATCGACCCCGCCGAAATCGTCGCCAGCCTGCGCGAGAGCCTGCTGGTGCTGACCGAGGATCTGGTCGTGGAATATGCCAACGACCGCTTCTTCCGCACCTTCGACGTCGCATCGGACGAGACCGTCGGATATCCGCTGTCCACGCTTGGCAACGGCCAGTGGGATATCCCCGCCCTTCTCGGCGAACTCGGCAGGATCGTCTCGGGCGGAGACGAGGTCGTGGATTTCGAGGTCGATCACGCCTTCGAACAGATCGGGCGGCGGGTGATGCGTCTGAACGCGCGCAAGACCGTGCGCCCGGGCAACGGGTCGCGGCGCATCCTCCTCGCCATCGAGGACGTCACCGCCGAACGCGACGCCGCCACGGCCCTCGAACGCGAGCGTCTGCTGTCGGTGGGCATCGTCGACACGATCCGGGAGCCGCTCCTCGTGCTGGACGAACAGCTCTCCGTCGTGCTGGCAAGCCGGTCCTTCTACAGGACGTTCAATGTCGAACCGGATGCCACGATCGGACGGCGGCTGGCCGATCTGGGCAACGGCCAGTGGGCGATCCCGAAACTGCTCGACCTCCTGACCGACGTGGTGCCGCGGAACACCGTGGTGGAGGATTTCGAGGTCAGCCACGACTTTCCCGACCTGGGCGAGCGGATCATCCTGCTCAATGCGCGCAAGGTTTTCCGGGAGGACAATCACACCCACCTGCTGCTTCTCGCGATGCAGGACGTGACCGCGCAGCGGCGGCTGGAGGCCGAGCGGACAGACGCCCTCGACCATGCCGACAGGCTGCTCGAAGAGCTGAACCACCGGGTGATGAACAGCCTGACGATGATCGGCAGCATCATCGCTCTCGAAGCGCGCAACATGAGCGACGAGGCCTGCCGCGCGGCCTTCTCGCGGATGCGGGCCCGGATCGACGCCATCGCGAGCCTCTATCGCAGCCTGTCGCAGACCCGCTCCGTCGACACGGTGACGGCGCAATCCTACCTCACCGCCCTCGTCGGCAACGTCGTCGCATCGTCGGGCCAGGCGGACGCCGTCTCGACGGAATTCGACGTGGCCGACATACGGCTTTCGACGCGGGTCGCCGTGCCGCTGGGGCTGATCGTGAACGAACTGGTCACGAACAGCCTGAAATACGCCTATGCCGGGCGGCCCGGGGGACGGCTCGGGGTCGAACTCTCCGTCGACGGGAATGCGATGACCCTGTCGGTCTGGGATGACGGGCCGGGCATCGACCCCGATGCCCGCGTCGATTCCGGCCTCGGCCAGAAGCTGACGGAGGCCTTCACGACCCAGCTCGACGGCAAGATGCACCTGAAGAGCGAGACCACCGGCACGCGGCATACACTCGTGATCCCCCGCTAG
- a CDS encoding MFS transporter: MSGRSRSLSLGLLLVAEFGAMSLWFVSSAILPDLLRASDAGPWRVGLLSMAVQIGFVIGALTLAIHGTSDRIDPRRVFAVSALAAAAANLALIFTAPGGTAQILSRAVTGMCLAGVYPVGMKIAVGWTLRRRGLVIGALISALAFGSAAPHGLALMGGADWGRTVILASGMAALAGVMILFTGLGPHHARAQAFRPGALWLMWRLRPVRLATAGYLGHMWELYAFWAWIGSALIVSFEAGGRADAETLARSVTFAAIAFGAGLCIPAGALADRIGKARVAGGALALSGSMALATALSFGGPAWLTIALVLAWGMFVVPDSAQFSALVADAAPPESAGSLITLQTALGFLLTVFTIQIAPILATQFGWPATLALFGIGPLVGVEAMRRLIALQRA; the protein is encoded by the coding sequence ATGAGCGGCCGGTCGAGATCGCTGAGCCTGGGCCTGCTGCTGGTGGCGGAATTCGGGGCCATGTCGCTGTGGTTCGTGTCGTCCGCCATCCTGCCCGATCTGCTTCGGGCGTCGGATGCGGGACCGTGGCGGGTCGGGCTGCTGTCGATGGCCGTGCAGATCGGCTTCGTGATCGGGGCACTGACGCTCGCGATCCACGGCACGTCCGACCGGATCGATCCGCGGAGGGTCTTTGCGGTCAGCGCGCTTGCCGCCGCGGCGGCCAACCTCGCGCTGATCTTCACCGCGCCGGGCGGCACGGCGCAGATCCTTTCGCGCGCGGTGACGGGGATGTGCCTCGCCGGGGTCTATCCGGTCGGCATGAAAATCGCCGTCGGATGGACCCTGCGCCGCCGGGGGCTGGTGATCGGGGCGCTGATCTCGGCGCTCGCCTTCGGATCGGCGGCGCCGCACGGGCTCGCGCTGATGGGCGGGGCGGATTGGGGGCGGACCGTGATCCTCGCGAGCGGGATGGCCGCTTTGGCGGGCGTGATGATCCTGTTCACCGGCCTCGGGCCGCATCACGCGAGGGCGCAGGCCTTCCGGCCGGGGGCATTGTGGCTCATGTGGCGTCTCAGGCCGGTGCGTCTGGCGACGGCGGGCTATCTCGGCCACATGTGGGAGCTCTATGCGTTCTGGGCGTGGATCGGCAGCGCGCTGATCGTCTCGTTCGAGGCGGGCGGACGGGCGGATGCCGAGACGCTTGCCAGATCCGTCACCTTCGCGGCGATCGCATTCGGGGCCGGGCTCTGCATTCCGGCGGGGGCGCTGGCCGACCGTATCGGAAAGGCGCGCGTCGCGGGCGGGGCACTGGCGCTGAGCGGGAGCATGGCGCTCGCCACGGCGCTGTCCTTCGGGGGGCCGGCATGGCTGACCATCGCGCTCGTCCTGGCATGGGGGATGTTCGTCGTGCCCGACAGCGCGCAGTTCTCGGCCCTCGTCGCGGATGCCGCGCCGCCGGAAAGCGCCGGAAGCCTGATCACGCTGCAGACCGCGCTCGGCTTTCTGCTGACGGTGTTCACGATCCAGATCGCGCCGATCCTCGCCACGCAGTTCGGCTGGCCCGCGACCCTCGCCCTGTTCGGGATCGGGCCGCTTGTCGGTGTGGAGGCGATGCGACGGCTGATCGCGCTGCAAAGGGCATGA
- a CDS encoding GNAT family N-acetyltransferase: MALTLHRNREGDLAPLAAMLPPEEIPLMNPNAKVPFDEMEWHRKWLGELDDVSYYLRDDAGRDVGFFALRVGIGPEVRHLTYVYLSEEARGGAASELTERVEQAARDLGALALTLKVELDNAPALNAYLSAGYQELSRRQGTATMRLDLEDERTG, encoded by the coding sequence ATGGCTCTCACCCTGCATCGCAATCGCGAGGGCGACCTCGCGCCCCTGGCGGCAATGCTGCCGCCCGAGGAGATTCCGCTGATGAACCCGAATGCGAAGGTCCCGTTCGACGAGATGGAATGGCATCGCAAATGGCTGGGAGAGCTGGACGATGTCTCCTACTATCTTCGGGACGATGCGGGGCGCGATGTTGGATTCTTCGCCCTGAGGGTCGGGATCGGCCCGGAGGTCCGCCACCTCACATATGTCTACCTGAGCGAGGAGGCGCGCGGCGGTGCCGCGTCGGAACTGACGGAGCGCGTGGAGCAGGCGGCGCGGGATCTGGGCGCGCTGGCACTGACGCTGAAGGTGGAGCTCGACAATGCGCCCGCGCTGAACGCGTATCTGTCGGCAGGCTACCAGGAGCTGTCCCGCCGTCAGGGCACCGCCACCATGCGGCTGGACCTCGAGGACGAACGGACGGGATGA
- a CDS encoding LacI family DNA-binding transcriptional regulator has protein sequence MNHDRPEKPPRGSVSAKHVAELAGVSRTAVSRTFTPGASVAPATRAKVLAAADALGYHVNHLARGLNRSESGIVALIVAELDTPFRSRFVASLTNRLQAAGKVAMLINTDRSDESVEGALRQAMSYRTDAAIVLSGRPDAELGRLCERNGMRLVLINRDEDFPEALHVRLDDVRCGEDAFEHLRKRGCSRPALATSLHATTSLRLRAKGFEAAARRAGVPITVRSIGPTAYATGRDLGRALLSSDDRPDGVFCTTDLLACGFMDAARQEFGLRIPEDLSVIGFDDIHQASWDSYRLTTFSQPIAEMCEACVLWLGEASGGRSVSLKAELIPRETA, from the coding sequence ATGAACCACGATCGTCCCGAGAAACCGCCGCGCGGCTCCGTCAGCGCGAAACACGTGGCCGAACTGGCGGGCGTTTCGCGCACGGCCGTGTCGCGGACCTTCACGCCCGGTGCCAGCGTCGCGCCCGCGACCCGTGCCAAGGTGCTCGCCGCCGCGGACGCGCTCGGCTATCACGTGAACCACCTCGCGCGCGGGCTGAACCGGTCGGAATCGGGGATCGTCGCGCTCATCGTGGCCGAGCTCGACACGCCGTTCCGCTCCCGTTTCGTCGCATCCCTGACCAACCGGCTGCAGGCCGCTGGGAAGGTCGCGATGCTCATCAACACCGACCGCTCCGACGAAAGCGTCGAGGGCGCGCTCCGGCAGGCCATGTCCTACCGCACCGATGCCGCCATCGTCCTTTCGGGACGCCCCGATGCCGAGCTCGGACGCCTTTGCGAGCGCAACGGCATGCGGCTCGTCCTCATCAACCGCGACGAGGACTTTCCCGAGGCGCTGCATGTCCGTCTCGATGACGTCAGATGCGGCGAAGACGCGTTCGAGCATCTGCGCAAAAGGGGATGCTCGCGGCCCGCGCTGGCGACCTCGTTGCACGCGACGACCAGTCTCCGGCTGCGCGCGAAGGGCTTCGAGGCCGCGGCGCGGCGCGCGGGGGTTCCGATAACGGTCCGGTCCATCGGCCCGACCGCATACGCGACGGGGCGGGATCTGGGCCGCGCGCTCCTTTCCTCCGACGATCGGCCGGACGGCGTGTTCTGCACCACCGATCTTCTGGCATGCGGATTCATGGATGCCGCGCGGCAGGAGTTCGGCCTGCGGATTCCCGAGGACCTTTCCGTCATCGGGTTCGACGACATCCATCAGGCATCCTGGGACAGCTACCGTCTGACGACCTTCTCGCAGCCAATCGCGGAAATGTGCGAGGCATGCGTCCTCTGGCTGGGCGAGGCGAGCGGTGGCAGATCCGTCAGCCTCAAGGCGGAACTGATCCCGAGGGAAACGGCCTGA